aGAATATAATGATTTGACttattaatgatgatgatgtcgtgtccgttTTACAGTGGAAAGAGGGGTACAGttgcttctgagagtaaagattcctgaacacccgagggcagaagtctgacttctagctcacatgaagatgacactcacacactcgattgtacaacccctttttacatgagagctcatttacacacctcacagatagaacacatggtaaggaacaaccatgcccaaaccaggactcgaacccaggatgcccagatcaccTACTGTCTGgtgcaaaatatcattttagtttaaaaggaattattttaatataaaaaaaatgaaaaactaatctCAATCAGATTTCTAGtaagagaaaattaattacacAATGAAATTAGTAATTGAAAAACCTACGAATAcctcataaaatacaattttcattttgataagaAAGTAAATGTCATAAAAGAGTAAAACACATAATTGATGAAaagatacatatattttattttacaattgtaTAATTACAATAGTTccaaataaatagcaaattttgagcATTGAAGATGGaagaaaaattccatatacatCTGAGGGTGTCTCTTTACAACAGAACTTTGCCGAGTCCAGCACCGTAGATGCCTGCTCCGTATCCATGTCCGAGACCTACTCCGTATCCAAGACCAAGCACACCAGCGTGCCCGAGAACACCTCCGTAAGTCACTGGAGCGGCAATTGCAGGGGCGGCGTAGGCCAAAGGAGCGACGACTGCTGGGGCAGCATAGGCCAAAGGAGCAGAGATAACTGGAGCGGCGAAAGCAACAGCTTTTCCTACTTCAGCCTTGGAATTGATGGATCCGGTTGCTCCATCCTTAATGTCATAGGAATAAGCGTAGTTACCGAAAGCCTGAAATGAGAAATGAGCTATTGTTACATCTATATatagacaaaattatttatttaacttaaaaattagatccaaaatgcattgttttaaagtataaaagGAATCATTAAACCAACTGTTAGATGACgagttatataatttaaaaattcttatgcaaagcaaaacaaaacaaaaaaaaaaaaaaaaaaacgtttcgtGCCATTTTAATTCAACGTACAGTTTTGCAAAAGTTAAGATATTTATGCCATaatcagataaaagttttagtcttcatctttaatttagtaaaatataaaaagattttaattgcatttataatttttgaatagttgcatacaagaaataaaaaatacttgaagtaaatgtaattttactacatttcgaataaaaaagaaggattttttatatAACCATTTctgtaagaataaaaacaaataagtgAAAACTAATTGTGTTGTATAATTAGCATTAACAAGTTCCAAAGTCACGAttgtaaattctgaaaaaagatatttataggtataaaagttttttaattcactatgaaaaaaagtattgttattttaaaaattcataaacttacATCTTGTTGTCTGGATTCCACGCTGATTCCGGTGTTAACTAGAGGAGCAGCCAGGAGAGAAGCTTGGGCAGCTGCAAGGGCAGCGCAGACGATAAGAACCtggaaaatttaactttttaaatttagaaaattaaacatCGACAGAGTCGGAAACattctagaattttattaaatttacgtTCTTTTCTTACTGAGTACTCGTGCAATCATCTTATTCagtaataaatcagaaatattccagttaaaatcacaaataataaaaatataaacacagagGAATAAAGTACAGAAACTGAAaggtatgaaaagttataaagataaaaatgcatGAGGAATATAAAGATATCTGGTTCAGTACTGAATTTAAAATCTTCAGTTTTAAGTCATgaacaattaaaatacaaaaaaaaaggatataaagacagaaaagatagaaaagttaaaaattatatggtCATATAAAGGCGAGAGCAGCTCAGAAATGGGTGATTTATGATGAGTGCATTTTAAATCTAATGAAATAAACTGAAActaatttatatgatttgaagaaaatttgatttatttattgaaaatacattaaaacaaaaatccgGAGTGAGAAGTAATGGAGATTATTCCTACAAATGGCGTGAGATGTgacaaaatttggaaatgaaagttatttaggtttaaatatcttatcaaatttgattattaaaaatcagtaccaagaattagatttaattaatttcatcagaTTTCAGTAAACTAATTCTTTTACGAAGCTGATAAAAGTCACTTAACTTCTTAGCTATTTTTGAATTCTCCCAAAATCGTTCttgacaatttaaatatttcaattattttttttactggtaTTCTTTTGTACAAACTCTATATACAACTTTTTCATCACTTTTTCTATACATGGGTGTAGAAAAAGTGATAATTCACGTTTTCTACACTTGGGTATAGGGAAAGTGATAATTCATCATTTCTCGAtaatgatgcattatttttatgtttttagaacTTGCTTGTATGTTAAATGATAGTTTTGAATATACATGCTTGTGGCGCCATCtaatgataaatttagtaaacattagagttcgaaattttgaaattataaattaaagatataaaagcagaaactaattaaattataattttagttctttAATGAGcatgtgtttattaaaattatttcatgaaatttactGAATTTAGTTATTAACTACATTTAACAActgcttttgaaaatgaaatcgtTTGTTTGATTTGCAAATCAATAGCGATTTATAAAATAtgcgttttaaattaatttattggatTTCATGATTtgtatgtaattattaaaatataaaaatatgctaaactaaaatattttttttctgtcttaaatCGGAACAACTTTTTCAGAGGtgatttaattcagtttttgctgtaaatttaattgatgaaaaattaattgtagaaaaattgatcgatttaattaataaattattctgtgTTTGTAGTTATCtaatgatgaatttgagaaaataaataattttgaaattccacgttttaaaaaaaaatatttttgaattataaatggaAGACGTAAAAGTAGAAAGTAATTATAGTAACATATTATACTTTTTAGTATACTAATGAACATATATTTGTTAAacctttttttgatatttttttttttttgaatttacttaTAAGTTATGTTCAGTATTTATTTTCGAAGTGAAATcgttttcttagttttaaaaccAATAGCAGTTAgtagaatttacattttaagttGATTTACATCCTTCACATCATTTACACATCCTTCACATCATTTACACATCCTTCACATCATTTACatgtaaaatgtttgaaattaaattatttttcgaatccTGAATAGAAGCCTCTACTTTTACAACGTTATAGATACTAAAGATAGACTAGTCCAGATATCTTATACTCAAACAAAACAATTGTATTTTCGTGCAAAGTTCTATcagtattttaaactttaaatatcttttcgTATTTCAGTGTATTTCTTTTGCACTGTaacatatttctttcaaacattAGAAAACGAAAAATACCCCCTAAAAACGAAAATTCGTCACATAAAAggaaatttctattcattttgagGTGTTGAAGTTATTATACATACATAAATCAGAATAAATTCCTTTGGATTTCAAATAAATagctctaaataatattttttcccattttactCAATTTTTCAATGATCCCAGATTATTATTCTTGACATAACAAACGGTTTAACATAATAATCAAACTACCTTACCTTAGCGAACATGTTGAATTGATAGACTTGGCTTAGTCTGAATATAAtgatttgaaatggaaaaatCAGTGCTATATATACTCCTCTGATTATGACAGATTCTTATAATTTCGAAGGTTATGAATTcgatatcattctttaaaaatcattgaaaaagcGGTGTGACACGTGCATATACGGTcatttaatgttttagaaaacgACCTTGCAAACACTACTAATGGCTATCTTCGTAAATTCGCGTTTGTCAACCTTGAATGGGTGTGTTACttttgtaaaagaagaaaaaaacctcATTAGTTGCCGTTTTCGAACagttatgttaatatttattatttcgtaCATTATCCAACATGGGTTACTGACTTTTGTCCCGCAGTAAATACATATCATACGTTTAGcgtaaaataattatgcattgaattcATTAAGAAGCattatgtaaatgtttttatgtttatcCGCAAAGGGGACGATATTtgatttacaaaagttattttataaattaatatcaacaTCTACATATCAGAGTTTAGTGActgccaaaaaatatatatttgtgagctaaattaaaaaaaaatctattctatagtctaattaaaatcattaaacgattaatcaaatttaatttcagaaattaattacttcaaatgtaatataatttcaaatatatcggatcaaatataatttcaaagttctttgatgtaaacatttttaatttttataaaaaatgttctcactcagtgtttttattgtttctgccggcgtcatggcataggagtagcgcatcttccacgtgacctgggcgtcccgggttaGAGTCCCGttttgggcatgattgttcttccgttgttctactgtgagatgtgtgaatgtgccctcctgtaaaaagcggttgtgcaagcgaatgagtgatgcgtgagtagctaagtcgtactcttgcccATAGTTGGAGCTGCTATAAAAACAGGAGACGCTCCCCCTCCAGCTTAAAtctctgtcttcgtaacagcgggtttgtccgtGACAAGTGGTATAAGAAACCACAACATTATTATTTCTAGATATCTTATCTTTCACTTTAATCTAGAGAGTATGTGATTACTGTATTTCAGTAGAGTtctcttaaattgaaaaaaaaaatgatatccatCGTTGCCTTTTCATGATCTAAATAGTaatcattttataactttaagGAGAAATAAcctttttcttaactttaaatcTTAACAATctaaatttatgcataattaaatgaatgttctaatgatttttcttcttttcatggataaaaaatgctttaacatcAAATTCAGCTCAGATTtaggtattttatatttattttctctgaaaCAGGAAGTCATTTTAAAAGGCTTATAATATATGGATAAATAATTACCACTTTCGGCTACCAGATGTTCACCcattatattaatagattcaatttagtcatattaaccagatttaattaattacatcataccataactaaagaaaattttgttttaaattatactttgactattaaatataaatcgtTTTAGTTAGTTAACTAAGCATGCGAAGTTGTGAAATCGGTCCACCTATTGATGCTTGAGGAAATCTTGCTTGCTgttgaagttttattttctacCTCAAACAACTCTCGTTATCTCTTGAAAATCCACATCGGTTGCTTGAAAATGTAGATTGTTTTAATCAAGGGAATATTGAAGATATATTTAGAGGGTCATGTGtttccatatgaaataaaatttggtaaaatcgAATTAGTGGTTTAGGCTGATGAGAGACCAGTTCTAAATGCTTTACATGGATATGCTTAACATGGAAAACACATCTTCATACAAAAAAgtctgtattaaaattaaaataaatttttaaaaaattaaaaaatatataaatttataagaatttattagtttattcttaaaaattttacagatcaTGTAAATATACTATACACATTCTATCTACTTAGTAAGGGTACCCCCAAcaccatttattttttgttacatcATTTGCCAATTAACGGGTTAATAGATACCTGaaagaatcattttgaaaataagaattttgtctAATTGTAACTATCGATACAGCTTTAATACCATTCTTTATTTACATCGAACATAAGACCGTGGGGATTTCGGTTTTGAGGCAAGTAGATTGGAGATCCAAAACCGTTTCTAATGATGTAACGCTGTTAAATATAATGTTGAGAATCAAAATTCCTATCACGTGCATAGTGTGGAGGCTTGGAAAAAGGCATGTAGGGAATCAGGTTCATATTCGCCATCTAAAGACGAAAATTATGAGGATCTTCCTAAATTACTCATATGCTTCttcaaaacgaaataaatttaaataacccTGTGGAATTTGCGCAATCGCCAATATTTTCTTCAgtataaattcttaaatgtaGTTAATATGCTGCgtgattactaatttttttttcagcatcttCCGGCTCATCGTTTtaacaaatgtatattttggcttgaataattaattttttccaaatactaGATATGTTTTAGGATACTAGATTAATACTAGATAAGATGAAAGAactgaatacaaaaattaatttccatttcctttttatatcatatttttaatatagtcgCGAACAAGATATTAGAAGgaatttgaaatcttatttttattttgataatagtcCTGATgacattaaacaaaacaaaacaaaacaaaaaaaaagagagaagaaagAAGACATTAGGCTTTTCAATTGATTGTTATTCTGATAGCGATGACTTGTCTAATTCTATTTCATTCGAAGATCATTAAGCCGTTTCTGACGTGGAAGcgttaaaattcctttttattatgttGGAAAAAAAGTTGAACAACCGCTTATAtcagaacaaaagaaaattaacaatttaacattaaaatcttcgttttttttttcaacagaaaaatctAAAAGATATAAACGATGGACAAATATTGTATTATGGGTTTTGAGcccaaaaatatggaaaaaagagaaaaagtttctataaattcattaaaaagtaatacaaTCAGTTTTTTGGATAAGAGTTTTTCTTAGACGACTTCAGACCACTTATCATACATCACATAGTGTTGCTATAAGCGGCGTTCATAATGCAGAGCAGGAGAATGTAAAAACACTACAAGTAATCTTAGGAAGTAGGGAAGCTACGTGGAATGGAATGTCgtctttaatatttatagtttataattaCTTGTTAAGGCTAGAATcaccaaacaataaaaaataacatattaaaacgATGTATTTCATCtgcaatttcataaataaaaaaggcaaaatatgGAAGATTTGTGCATCGTCTATCAAATAATATGAAGAATACTTTGCTAACATTAACCATATTATTAAGCCTTTAATAACTGTACtgctataaaatgtttttttcttttgttgtaaatCGCGATctcaaaactttttaaagcaatttttatttctacatatcctgttttcattttatactttaacCTCTAAACATTtgtactttaaaattattctgtttaaataaaaggatttaataactgtaaaaaaaaaataccgaaaaaatttgttaaaatcttgatttttattttctatgatcATATCGTTAATGCATTCCATTTGAATGTGAACATTTTTGAAATCCATATTAacgaattatattcatttatattttatatgtcacAGGTTTAGAATATTTTTGCGTATCATACATTTTTGCCcatgttaaagaattaaaaaaaattatagctagaAAAATTATCTTGAAGGTATTTTGCCTAATTCCATATTTGTTTTTCACAGGctgattccttaaaaaaaaaatgaaaccctGTCATAGTAAATCGTTTATTTACATTTAGCTTACAGTGTATATTAGTGTTTTAGggtttttcacgactattgcaaaaatatattttatattgtacaagattacaatttatttacagtGTTATAGGATGTCAGAAACATAGTTCAAATTCAAAAACTTCTGtgccccatatatatatatatatatatatatatatatatatatatatatatatatatatatatatacatagcagGGATTCAGAAACAAAAGAATTCGATCTCTTTAATTGTATAtgcagcaataaaaaaatgaatcaataacctttgagcatttaaaataaaataaaaatctaattttataagttaaaatgtaatttaattatattttaacacaaattttatatcactttattCCTCTTTGTCTATTTCCTAGACAGTTgttgtaattaataaatcagaatgaATTTTAGATCTTGTGGAGCATTGTGAttcgcgaggatagaacctgggcaCAGTTCGTAGcacagtaacatgaccacaatacagaAACAATTGCGCTGGTAGCGTAGCtattaactgacttataagctttcaccacagactctccctccagtgagtcggaggtgaaacgaacgatatggctgttgagtggtgatgtattagatgttgattctaatgcgcctttcccatttgagtagcgccaagcgttatagcgagcgtgtgtggttgctgatgctgttgctgcgtcaagtaagtctgacgactttggtttgctgtgggtagatggcgccacaacagctgtacgaaggttgaaagaTCACGTCctggtcaccaatgtggcggattgtgatgcgcgaggatagaacctgggaccttgtggttcgcagcacagtaacatgaccacaatacaaaagcaattgctcgagtagtgtagctgttaactggtggAGTCTTTAGTGGATCTCTGAATCTAGTGGAatctctgaattttaaatatttatatctgatttttattgttaattgcaaaatattaacgaataaaaaagattttatctaatttattttcttctgtctTCCTTCTAAGTTAAGAGAGAAAATCATGAAAATCTCCAAAGTtgcaattattattcaaattctttgatGATGATATCAGGGAAACTGCCTATCATGCTacaatgaatttatcatttttaaaaatagtgtttaGTTAATATCACAGTCAATTcacttttatgtaatttgatttgtttcatgtttgtaaagatttaattttataatcattagtAACCGACTTTCTCCAGCTATGCACAATAGAAAACTGTGGTTcgggaaattaatcaaaaattctataGTTAACatcaatgtaatttttgaaatcagtGTGGCTACCTGAAATATCCTGAACTGGCATATGGCGAggctgcttttaaaattttcatatatatttatatttaaaactctcACGTCCTCTTCTTGTTGTAAACTGACACTCACCCATTCGGGAAgctgaacatttttatatatttaaaattttccctcTGTTATACTCTATAATTTTGTAACTTGACAGCactttgtgattttttaaagcaaatatcatTTATCGAAACTATTTCTAACATAATACATTTTGCTATACCATATTAAGTGATCACTCTCAATGTTATTAGATTGAACAGTGTAGTTACCTTTTTTTACCTATTATTAGAGATGGTCGAGAAGatgtcattttatttcaattagtttGTTTAATTCATGCTTCTGTTAagtataataagtttaaattcttTCAGCAGGCTTATG
The Argiope bruennichi chromosome 6, qqArgBrue1.1, whole genome shotgun sequence DNA segment above includes these coding regions:
- the LOC129973047 gene encoding adult-specific rigid cuticular protein 15.7-like, which produces MFAKVLIVCAALAAAQASLLAAPLVNTGISVESRQQDAFGNYAYSYDIKDGATGSINSKAEVGKAVAFAAPVISAPLAYAAPAVVAPLAYAAPAIAAPVTYGGVLGHAGVLGLGYGVGLGHGYGAGIYGAGLGKVLL